Sequence from the Bacillus sp. es.036 genome:
AGTAAACATATGACTAATGGTGAAGCACCAAGTTGGTTGGAGCTCTTATATGATTGTGCTATACACATCGATGAAACTAATGAAATAGTAAATGATCTTTTTATAAAAGATCAAGGTAAATTAGAAAGTTGCAAATTTAATTTAACTGTATGCGCGCAAATACTAGAAGAGGAATATTTAAAACAAGGTAAAAACATTAGAGAAAAAATTTCTGAAATAATCAAAGAAAAAATTAATATTGATACAATTGATAAGGAAAAAGTAAAGCAATTTAAAGAACTACTAGAGAAACATAACGAGATAAATATAATCACCACAAACTATGATTCTATTATTACGGACTTTATACTTCCATTAAGTAGTAAGGTAGTTGTTGAAGGAAGTTTGATTCCTAAGCTGTTTGACGTAAAACCTGTTTTTCATATTCATGGTTCTATTATTAACCCGGAATCCATTGTTTTAACTGAAGCTGATTACTTCAACTTTTTACATAAAGAAAGTTACATGTCTAGAAAACTATTCACAATAATCCAAGAAACCACCATAGTAATAATGGGTTATTCATTAGGAGATTTTAACCTAAATCGCATTTTGAATGAAGCTAAAGGATTCAAAACTAATACAATACGTAAAAGTGATATTTACTATCTGAATAGGGACGTAGTAAATGATTTTTATCAGAGTTATTTTTATACTACTTTTGGTGTCAGTGTCATAGATGAAACCACGATTAATGGGTTTGTTAAGTTGGTAAGTAGGAAGTTTAGTTCGGCTAAAGCGCTTGTGAAGAAAGCAAAAAGATTTCCTATGATAATGGAAGGTCAAAAAAGGTATACGGATAACTTCTTGAAATTAAATCAGTCATTTTCCAATATTTTATTATTAGCTGATGCACAAGGATATTCTTTTGAAGATGATTTATTCAAAGAACTAATAATTGATATTTTAAATAGAAAAAGAAAATTTACTATGGAAGATGGTGCTTGGAATCAGTATGAGCATTTAGCTAATTGGTTGGTACAGTTGGGGAGGTTATACGATGTAGAAAACACCAAAATAGAAAGGGAGTTTCTAAATTTAGTAGAATATTCATTTGATCATATGAGCGAAAAACTCTATTTTGGATTCTCATGGAAAGCCCATTCGATTTGGCAATCCAATTGGAATTCTTTAACATCACGAAATAAAGATTTAATTAAAAAGTTGGTTGAAGAAGTTCACTTTGATAGTAAAAATGCTGTAGAAAAAATATTTCAGTAATAAATCTAAAAAAAGATTTTAGATTTATTTTGGCTGGACACGCTCGTTAGTTATATGATAATAAGCAGAAAAAAATTTCTCTTCAATGTAATCTAATGAAGCTGACCTGTTTTCTATTTCCTTTTCGGAAAACATCATCACGGTTCTTAATAAGAAATCAATTGCTAATGATGAATTTTTGCTTGATAATTTTTCAAGCTCCAATTCTATGGGAGTATCATTTTCAAGAAGTGATCTACACATCTCAGAAATATTTTTGTATTTTTCATTATCGGTCATAATACACCTCAAGTTTTTGACTTATTATAAATGTTATTCAAATAATAATTAACTTATAACAACAATACCTCTTTTGATTTAATTGGTTTTACGAGTAGGTGACTATTATTGACCAAAATTCCGACCAAAAAATGACCAAAATGTATTAAAAAAACATACATTAGTTTGTTGTCTATTATATAACAAAACCCTTGTGTATCAATGGTTTTCCATGTTGTTAACGTATGAAATAAGGTGTAAAATCTGTTCCGTACGCAAGTACACCCTTGGGAACGCGAGCAGTATATGACGACTTACTAAGAGAATCGCTGGGACGGTTCTCGCGATTCATAGTAGAATTTAAAAACAGAATGGGCTTTATATTAAAATTAAAAGCGGCATATCCTCTCAAAATAGAGTAGGATATGCCGCTTTTTATAAGCTCTATATTTGTGTAAGAAAGGTGATTAAGGAGACTGAATTAGTAGAACAGTCGAGTTGCGTATGCAATAGTAGCTTCGTTGTTTTAGTATCAAGAAAATTTCTGAATTACTACTCTGTAATCATTTTCTCCATCATAACCTGTTCATAAGTCCGATACCCCCCATCAAGATTAACCGCCTCAAACCCATTCTCCTGAAGTATACGTGTCGCAATATACCCCCGTAACCCAACCTGACAGTGCACATAAATCGTCTCACCCTGCGGTAGCTCAAGAAGCTTACTCCGTAATTCATCAACTGGAAGATTAATAGCTCCTTTTATAAATCCATTCTTAAATTCTCCAGGGCTTCGCACATCAATAAGCGTACCGCCGTTTTCCACGATCGCATCAATCTCATGCCACTGAACGGTTTCCAGCATCCCTTCAACCATGTTACTTGCTACATATCCCGCCATATTCACCGGATCTTTCGCTGAAGAGTAAGGAGGAGCGTATGCCAGTTCTAAGTCAGGGAGGTCGAGAACGGTTAAGCCCCCTTTAATCGCGGTTGCGATGACATCGATTCGCTTATCCACGCCATCCTTACCGACTGCTTGCGCACCGAAGATCTTTCCGGTTTCTTTATCGAAAACAAGCTTTAAGGCAATAGGGGAGGCGTTTGGATAATATCCAGCGTGTGAACCTGGATGAACGTGTACGACTTCATAAGCAATACCAAGGCTTTTTAAGGTTTTTTCATTATTACCTGTCGTAGCAACAGCATAGTCAAACACCTTGGCAATCGATGTTCCAAGTGTCCCTTTATACGGCGTTTTTTTGCCGTAAATGTTATCAGCAACGAGTCGTCCCTGTCTATTTGCCGGCCATGCTAAAGGAATCATGGTTGTTTGCTTGTTAATGAAACATTTTACTTCAATGGCATCGCCAATTGCATAAATGGAAGGATCACTCGTTTGGAGGTATTCGTCTACTTGAATGCCGCCTCGTGCTCCTACAGATAACCCGGCATGGACAGCGAGTTCATTTTCAGGGCGGACACCGATAGACAATATGATCAGATCCGTTGCGATTTCTTTTCCGCTTATGGTGAGTAATTTCGTTCCATTGTTTTCGAATGCTTTTACCCCGTCATTTAAAATCAGGTGAATGCCTTTATCTCTAAGGTGCTGGTGAACGATTGCGGCCATTTCATAATCGAGCGGTGGCATGATTTGATTTGCCATTTCAATCAGTGTGACGTTCATGCCAAGGTCGCTCAAGTTTTCAGCCATTTCAACTCCGATAAAACCACCGCCTACGACAACAGCTTGGGACGGGTTCTCTTCATCAACATAAGCCTTGATCCGATCGGTATCAGGAATATTGCGAAGCGTAAAAAGCGCCTCTGCTTCATTAAGACCAGGGATTGGTGGCACAATCGGACGCGCTCCTGGTGAAAGAATTAGTTGATCATACGTTTCTTCGTAAGTTTGACCGGATTTTAAATCGTGCACAAAGATGGATTTTTTTGCACGATCAATTCGTGTAACTTCGCTCAATGTACGAATATCAAAGTTATACCTTGCGGCCATGCTTTCTGGTGTTTGGACGAGTAGTTTCTTGCGGTCTTCAATCGTTCCACCTATATAGTAAGGGAGCCCACAGTTGGCATAAGAAATATACTCCCCTTTATCAAACATGACAATCTCTGCCGTTTCATCTAATCTTCTTAAACGAGCAGCTGCTGTTGAGCCACCAGCTACGCCACCAACAATGACTATTTTTTTACTCATATGATCGTCTCCTTTTTAATTACCCTGTGGGGTATTTACATTTTTATTATAGATCATTGAATCAAAAAGAAATGTGACATACCTCACTATTTTAATAGATTGGTGGAGAAATGAAACGAAGGTATTGTCACTACTAATAGAGCTTCTAAATGTTAATTAGAGAGAAGCATAGAGGGGGGAGTGATAAGGTATTACAAAGATATTCCTTTATGTAAAAAGCGATCATCCAGGCTTAATGACAGTGAAACCTCATTACAGAACTTTTCTGTTAGACTAAGTGAATCGGCTCGAAGGCGTGTGGAAATCACACGGCAACATCTGCCAGTCGTTACATATCCTAAATTTTCATCTGACTATTAAGTTGCAAACTTCAGCTAGAATCAGTTACAGGAGGAATTTACATGAACAAATCTAGATTAACCGCACGAATTGCTTCATCTACTTTGGTGGCCGCGATGGTCTTTTCTCCGGTCTTAAGTGAAGGGGCTTTTGCTAAGGTCGATTCAAATGACGTGAAGCAAAGTGATACAGTTAGTTCATCAATCAACGTTCTGGGTAGTGGAGATCGTGGCGAGGCTGTTACGGCACTGCAATCAGAACTGGAATCTCTCGGTTATTATACCTATCACGTCGATGGTATCTTTGGTCAGATCACAGAAGATGCTGTTGAAGATTTTCAAGAAGATAAGGGACTTACTGTTGACGGTATAGCTGGACCTGAGGTTATGGGTGCACTATCTGCTACGGATTCCCGAGCTACTGAACCGAATTCCGATGACACACCTACTGAGTCCGTCTCGCAATCTGAAGTTGTTTCCACTGCGAAAAGCTTAATTGGAACGCCATATGTTTGGGGTGGTACAACACCAGACGGGTTTGACAGCAGTGGCTTCATCCAATATGTGTTTAACGAAGCTGGAGTCGACATATCACGAACGGAACGTGATATGTGGAAATATGATGGAACAGAAGTAGAGTCTCCGGCGATCGGAGATGTTGTCTTTTTTGAAGGCACGTATGATGTAGAAGGAGCTTCACATAGCGGAATCTATATCGGCGACAACAAAATCATCCACGCTGGTAGCGGCGGTGTAGAAGTCACTGATCTTAGCTACGACTTTTGGAAAGACCATTATTTAGGCGTGAAATCATTCAAATAAATCCAAAGCCAGTGCCCGGCGCACTGGCTTTTTTCTATGGAATAGAAGTACCACAATTCTTTTATGCTCATTTACAGCCGCTTCAAATATGAATATAGTTGTAAGTACATAGGTATGGAATGGAGGTTATTCATGGATTACATACAGCACCTACGTTCCATGGTAGGTCACGAGAAAGTGATTATGGTCGTCGCGGGAGCAATGGTTTTTGATGATGAGAATCGCCTTTTGCTGCAGCTTCGTACTGATAATGAGTCATGAGGATTGCCTGGTGGGTTTATGGACTTTAACGAATCAGTACAGGAAACGGCAAGAAGAGAAGTGTTGGAAGAGACTGGACTTGTGCTAAAAGAGATGTCACTCTTTGGTATCTACTCAGGTCCCGATAAAGAGAAAACGTTTGATAATGGCGATCAGGTTTCACCTGTTCAAATCCTCTTTCGCTGTCACGATTTTGATGGAGAACTGCGCGGAAGTGAAGAATCGTTCGAGACAGCATTTTTTTCACTAGATGCGCTTCCGGATCAACTTTTTACCGAGCACAAACTGATGATAAGTGATTTAATAAATGGTAAAGAACAGCCTATAATAGGGTAGTGGAAAAAATTTAAGAAGGAGTAATTCAATGTCAAAAAGGAAAGTATCTGTTTACATCGCGACAAGCGTTGACGGCTACGTTGCAACGGAAGATGACTCACTCGACTGGCTTTTTAAAGTTGAACCAGAAGGTGACGCGGGTTATGAGGAGTTCATGAAAGATGTGGACACCATGATTATGGGTCGTCGTACGTATGACTGGGTGATGGAACAGGAGAACGGAGTAAATCCGTATCAAGGGAAAATATCCTACGTGTATACAACTCAATCAAGAGAAAACACAGAAGATGTGACCTATACATCGGAAGATCCGACGTCACTCATTGAACGATTAAACGAGCAGGGTGGTGGAACGATCTGGCTCATCGGTGGTGGTGTACTCGTTCATGAATTTCTTGAGAAAAATTTGATTGATGAATTTATTATCTCGCTTGCTCCGGCACTAATCGGAAAAGGGATTCCACTGTTTCAGAAAAGCGACGTTAAACACGATCTTGAATTAACCGATGTGCGCCAGTATGGACAGTTTGCCCAGCTACATTATCGCGTTAAGAAAGTTTAATCCAACTTATCAATAGAGAAAAGCCATTCTATAAATGCGCATGTTGCATCTTAGATGGCTTTTTGTTTAAGGTAAAAACGTTTCTAAATAAATGGTAAAAATATGGTATCGTATATTAGTACAATCATTTTTCTTAGAAAAGTGGAAAAACGAGTCTTTGGAGTGGTTATTTGTATTTACTGTTAGCGATTGTATTAGCGATGATTTTAGGATTTATTTTAATCATGCTAGGTCCACTTGTAGGAGGAATTGTGGCGTTTGGATTAGTAGCGGGATGTTTGTTTAGAGGGGTGTATTTACTTCATGACATGCATCGAAGAATCTCACGGATTACTCCTAAACCAGATCGAGCAAAAGAAGCGTATCAAAATTACATAAAAGAACGTGAAAATGTCTCTTCTTAAATGCTATATTATCTGGAGGTGCCGTTGAATGAAGAGGAAGTCGTTTTTCTATGCGGTTTTGGCTGGAATACT
This genomic interval carries:
- a CDS encoding SIR2 family protein, producing MKTNDILEISTSLAAGSLTLFLGTGFSKHMTNGEAPSWLELLYDCAIHIDETNEIVNDLFIKDQGKLESCKFNLTVCAQILEEEYLKQGKNIREKISEIIKEKINIDTIDKEKVKQFKELLEKHNEINIITTNYDSIITDFILPLSSKVVVEGSLIPKLFDVKPVFHIHGSIINPESIVLTEADYFNFLHKESYMSRKLFTIIQETTIVIMGYSLGDFNLNRILNEAKGFKTNTIRKSDIYYLNRDVVNDFYQSYFYTTFGVSVIDETTINGFVKLVSRKFSSAKALVKKAKRFPMIMEGQKRYTDNFLKLNQSFSNILLLADAQGYSFEDDLFKELIIDILNRKRKFTMEDGAWNQYEHLANWLVQLGRLYDVENTKIEREFLNLVEYSFDHMSEKLYFGFSWKAHSIWQSNWNSLTSRNKDLIKKLVEEVHFDSKNAVEKIFQ
- a CDS encoding CoA-disulfide reductase, with product MSKKIVIVGGVAGGSTAAARLRRLDETAEIVMFDKGEYISYANCGLPYYIGGTIEDRKKLLVQTPESMAARYNFDIRTLSEVTRIDRAKKSIFVHDLKSGQTYEETYDQLILSPGARPIVPPIPGLNEAEALFTLRNIPDTDRIKAYVDEENPSQAVVVGGGFIGVEMAENLSDLGMNVTLIEMANQIMPPLDYEMAAIVHQHLRDKGIHLILNDGVKAFENNGTKLLTISGKEIATDLIILSIGVRPENELAVHAGLSVGARGGIQVDEYLQTSDPSIYAIGDAIEVKCFINKQTTMIPLAWPANRQGRLVADNIYGKKTPYKGTLGTSIAKVFDYAVATTGNNEKTLKSLGIAYEVVHVHPGSHAGYYPNASPIALKLVFDKETGKIFGAQAVGKDGVDKRIDVIATAIKGGLTVLDLPDLELAYAPPYSSAKDPVNMAGYVASNMVEGMLETVQWHEIDAIVENGGTLIDVRSPGEFKNGFIKGAINLPVDELRSKLLELPQGETIYVHCQVGLRGYIATRILQENGFEAVNLDGGYRTYEQVMMEKMITE
- a CDS encoding C40 family peptidase; this encodes MNKSRLTARIASSTLVAAMVFSPVLSEGAFAKVDSNDVKQSDTVSSSINVLGSGDRGEAVTALQSELESLGYYTYHVDGIFGQITEDAVEDFQEDKGLTVDGIAGPEVMGALSATDSRATEPNSDDTPTESVSQSEVVSTAKSLIGTPYVWGGTTPDGFDSSGFIQYVFNEAGVDISRTERDMWKYDGTEVESPAIGDVVFFEGTYDVEGASHSGIYIGDNKIIHAGSGGVEVTDLSYDFWKDHYLGVKSFK
- a CDS encoding NUDIX domain-containing protein; its protein translation is MPGGFMDFNESVQETARREVLEETGLVLKEMSLFGIYSGPDKEKTFDNGDQVSPVQILFRCHDFDGELRGSEESFETAFFSLDALPDQLFTEHKLMISDLINGKEQPIIG
- a CDS encoding dihydrofolate reductase family protein, with the protein product MSKRKVSVYIATSVDGYVATEDDSLDWLFKVEPEGDAGYEEFMKDVDTMIMGRRTYDWVMEQENGVNPYQGKISYVYTTQSRENTEDVTYTSEDPTSLIERLNEQGGGTIWLIGGGVLVHEFLEKNLIDEFIISLAPALIGKGIPLFQKSDVKHDLELTDVRQYGQFAQLHYRVKKV